The segment gttcttcaaaatccaagagtATCCAAGGAAGGGACCAAAACCTTACAAAAAGGACTAAAACTTGCACCAAGAAGAACAAAattcaagatgagaactttataccttcaatctCTTAGAATTTTGAAGATGATAATGGATCCAAGTTCTCTCCTTGATCCCTTGCACCAAGATGGATTTCTCCTTTCCTTAACCTTCACCTAAAATCCAAAATATAAGCTCTAAATCAAGAAATCAAGCCTTCGATCATGCATAACCATGcatggggctagggtttcgttttGAAGGGATGGAAGTTGAAGAGGATGCACTAAACATTAAGTTTAGGGGCTTAAATATAGAAGAAACTCTAAAAGATCATAGGTTTGGACTGCATCAGATGTCACATCGTGGCCTTCCTTTTGCAACATCACGAAAGACACTAATACGCAATCCATGCATTTgacatgccacgtcgtggtgctCAATTCACCATGTCGTGGCACAAGGTCTTTCCTTATTGGCTTCCTCCAAACTCTCAACCAATCTATTCTGAAAAACGGGTGCTACACaattgttttaattttaatcATGACTTATTAGAAATtcaattaataataaatatttgtatcaaattatatgttaaataaaaTATTGCATTGTTTAGACAACCAAGGAAACAAGAAGGTGTTACCTCTTGTTAGATTTGTAGATATTGTCAAATAACATTTTGTTTGTTCtcttttgttctgtttatgtttctatcaaaatatatatttgatataaaaCTTTATTTAGCAAACAAAACAACTACGTTTCTACAAAGCCACAATCGATTTATAAACTTTCATAAAAAAATAaccaaatataataataataataataataataataattattataaaactcTAAGTTGTAAGATTGATTATTGGATTTTCTAGTTCACAAAACTCATATAAAATAACACACACATAATCATTGACTCGATACCCATCTCACATTGCCTCCCTCGGATTTGGTTCACACTCATGTCCGCTAAACATGATCCGATTCGACATTTACCTCATAACTATGGTTGTATCATGTATGGTTTGTTGTCCACCATTTATCCAAAttaaaaagatttttatttataaagACGTTGTAAAGAAGCGATCAGATTTTCTTCCTTTTTCATATAAAGGGTGGGTATGACAAGGTTAAAAGAAATGAAGATTCTCACTTATTATTTGAAATAGAAAGACAAAGTTGCATTTACATCTACTTTAAATGATGCGTTCATGTCGATTTGGTAAAGAAGGATTTAAGATTCATCGTTAAATTTAATCTCTAGCTTAATCAACAAATGAGTCTAGTTGAGGGGTAAGAAACAAGAATCCATAAAAGATGCATGATATTTAATTTACTTTCTCCAAATAAACTGTAAGACCGGTTGGCAAGGATTGGAGTGTCTTTTTCTTTTACCCTTTTAGTCTAGGCAAGTGAATTCCTTCCATCGATGTTTTTCATGATAGTTTGGTGTCTATTGAGCTTTTTTTGCCTCTCTATGACGTGGTCCTAGTATATGTTGTCATGTAATGGTCTTACTTGATGTAATGTGTCTTGCTTTTGGGTTTCAAGGATCTCTCATGTTTTGTCCTTCATTATATATATCATGGAGCGATTTTTATTACGTTCCATATGTAATTTGATAATTTTATGTATCTTCATGTGATCATCTCCCACTCATTATTTCTTTCAATTCCTTTTATTTAGTGCAACTTTtgattcataatcatttagtagttacTTTAACGTTTATAATCAAATGCGTTCATCAACATCAAATTTTGAAGGATTATACTGGTGTGTATTTATTCATCTAGCTCATAATCCATggtggttatgaaatccattggcCAAAAACGAGTTTTAATCCTTGAATCGAGTTAGATTCTAATTGTAGTAAGAATCATGAACATGTGTTTAACGTGCATGTCAGCCGTCGACAATTATGATATCATACTGTGTCATATATCGTTTGAATAATAGAAAGGTTTCAGAGATTATTTAGATTCTATAATGGGTCAATGGTCAAAtcaataatatataaaaatttgGAATAGGAAAAATAAtgagtattatttataaatagTCTGAATATGTTTTTGGAAGCAATGACAAATGTCGTATATATACTTTGTTTGGTCATCCATTTTTCAGGGGTTGTTATCGAAATGGGACCCATGGTGGTCGCCGGTCTTGCCTCGGCTCTCGTTAAAGGGAAAGGGACTCGTAAATCACTTGACTAGTCTTCCATGCAAAATCAGCAAATACTCCctttatgtatatttttttttcatttgaacTATTACTTCTAAATTATTTATACTTATagtaaaattttataatttactTTCCTACAAGTAAAGTACGTTGGCTGGATCGGTCATCAAACCAATCTTAGAAGTTTGGTTGACTTATTGGCATGTATTCTCGATTATTTATAacgaataattattatatttattaagaaaaatcttattattaaaaattaatataattttCATTGGTAACAACATTTATAAAATTGCAATTACCTACATACATATCGATTAACTTCTTAAATTGATTTATCTACACGTCAACAATAAATTATAATATCGTCTTGTTTTAGATAAATTAttcaatatacatataaaataattttttgagAGGTGATTCGTATACAATAACTTTTCTTTATAAATAATAATCTGTGCTTTAAAATGTTATATATTATACAACTCTATAAAGTATAAATTATTGTGTATTGAAAAAACATATGTTACGTGTCACTACTAGAAACTTGAGTTTCAGCTATGGATTTTGCTACGGATTTATTTTCTAGCAAAATTTAGACTTATAGCTAGGGAAATACGACAGATCAACCatggttttgttaattattttatttatttaatatatggAATATTAGTGAGGATTTACCGAGGGATCAGCTACAGATCTTGCAAGTATTTAACGATGGACCACTATTCCTCGCCAATCACTCGATAAATGAAGACACTTAGCTAGGGTTCAGCGAGGGATAAAAAATTGTGCCATATGGTACGCGTTTAGCGAGAGAACGACGACGGAAACTTTATTTGGGGTGCGCGCGTTTTCTTTTTTTCTCTCGCTGAAATTGGCACACCCAGTTCCATCTGCACGAAGCAGTGTAACTTTACTTCCCTCCAGCTTTATCACTCTTGACTAAGTGAAATTAGCTTCTGCTTTATCTCACCATCTCTGTTCGAACAGATGACGACGCTACTCATCCGATTTCGGCAACCTCCATATCTTTAAATTTGAAAGTATTCTTCGTTAACCTCCGATTCAGGTAAATCTCATCCCTCTTAGGTTAGTTTTAGTTTAATTTCACAATATACTTTGTTAGGGTTTAATTTACCTTGAAACTTTTTGGTTACTATGTTTCGTAGCCATATGAAATGCATTCTTCATTATCTGCAAGTTAGTTTCAGGTCTACCATCGATTGCATCTATATAAGAATAGACACTTAGAATTAGAACTTGAGTTAGGGCTTGATTCATCATAGTTTGTCTTCCAGTTCATGAGAATTTAAGGATTCATGAACCCTTACATTTTTAGGTTTTCCCTAATTCTCTTTCATATTTAGGAGGTGACAATGTGAATTTGTGAAGAAACATGTGACTTATCCTTCATTATAACTACCTCTACCAAATCAATTACACCCTGAGCTTCTTTCCAGGATGAGGAGATTTATCACCAAACTGAAACGCAGCTTTTGGCATGGCTTCCTTCTGCTCATTATATGTCGTCGATTCCTCTTCTGTCTCAAAGCTCATTAGTAATCCTTCTGCTATTTTTCTCACTGTTTGTTGCCAGTCTTAAGATGGGTCCGAGGGTGGAACAGGGCCATAAGCTGGCTCATCGAAATAGGAAGGTCTCTCTTTTCTTTTAGGAGATTCTTCCATGTCTTCTGACAATGGGCTTTGGCTCATATCTTGACTAGGGACAGAATAGTCAATTCCTTCTCCTACAAAGATATCATCCTCCTCAACACGAGCAACAGTGGGCTCCACCTCCACTTTCTCTATTTCATCGGAATGATTGCTTCTGggaagtggtggtggtggtggacctGGTGGATTTGTGACTAATTTATAATTTAGGTTGAAATGTTAATTTATACCCTTCACATCcttgtctttcttcttctttttaagAATTTTTCCGGATGATCCAAGACAAAGGTAAGACATGATTTTACCAATTCGATCAATAACAGAGCCAGTATTGTAAATCTGACATTGCTGCAGAATGTATCTCTAATGATGCAAATGAGGAGAGTAACTGGAGGGTAAAAGGGTACATTAGTGTAAGATCATAAAAATCATTGTTTCAGTGAAGCTACATTATGAAATACTTAAACACATGTCAACTATTAAAGAAAGTAGCTTTGAAACAGAACATTTTAAAATGGTTGTTAATGCAAGTAACAAATATTGCTATGATAAGAGTAAATAAGAATGAAAGATAATAGCCTTGTCACCTCAAATAAGAGAACACCAGGGTTGTAGATATTTGCTGATAATGATTCCATTCCATAGAGCTCAGTACATGTCcaacaaacagcaccttagttATATCACAAGTACATGTCCTTAAATATACTTTCATGCTTTGGTTTTGAATTTCTTTATCCATTCACCTTAGTTCTCGATAAAAGTATCTATTATATATCTCGtccttataaaatataaacttcttAATTCACCAAGAGAACCTAAACATAACATAGAATCATATTTGGATTATATATTTACAGGTTCATTGTTGTTGTATTTTTGCATGTTTAAAATTCCATGAATAATAGCGATTGTTGTTTAAGGTCCGTGGTCGATGAATGAATGAATCAAATGTTTTCATAATTTCATCATGTAAATATGTTACACGTAGATAGATGTCTCAAATTTCAtcatgtaaatatatatataatccagGAGGGAGGATGGAGGTTGTTGGTGGTGGTTGTGGGTGGTGGTGTTGGGTTTGGTGTATGGTGGTGGGATGTTCGACTTGATAATGTATGGTGGTGGAAGAGGAGGAGTATTGTTGTAGCATGGTTTTAACAACCTAACTGGTTCTTCCTCCTTCTCTTGCACTTTCCTTGTTGTTGACTTTTCAacatattcttcttcttgttcttcccTGTTGACTTGTGGCATTCTGGTGTGTCTTTCTGGCCTTTTGTCGAGATAAGAAGTCGCTGAAATATGGTTGTTTCCGATTCCGTTGTTCCCGGAATCAGATTCCGGCCTTGGTTTGGACAAATAGACTTGGTGTttgagattgagattgagattGTGAAGTTTTTCTTGTCTTCCCAATGTGGGCCCCACATAAGAATGCTCAATTCTTTCTTTAGAACGCTCATCAGTTTTCACATTTCCATTTGGTACCTTGTACTTATCATCAGTGACATTTGAAGCTCTAAATTTCATTGCTTGGTCCTGTGGTTTGTTTACAAGAAAAAgtcaaacatcaaaataaaatgttTCACTTTGGTCCTTCAagtttaataaaatgtttgttTTAATAGCACAACAATTAATTTGAATTGTTTATATATGAATTATTCATTTGGTTATAGTTATCTAATAATATAATTTCTAGGGTCTAATActtaatatcataaaacaccttatatattgcgttttcttccaaattaaaccttaactttattttttttcctgAAAAGACCTTGCAATTTTTTCGATTAGGCCCTTTTAGCAGTTTTCTTTTTTCCGAAAAAACTTGTTAAATGTGAGGGgttttcggaaaaaaaaaaagtaaaaagttAACTGTTTTTCAAAAATGGTTAAAAGGTTGAgagtttttttagaaaaaaaattgagGGTTTTctcagaaaaaatgaaaaaatgcaAGTTCTTTTTtaggaagaaaaaaaaacttaatataTAGCATCTTTTATGATATAAACCTAATTTCTAAAGGTTATTGtaacaaaaagatttaagatatttgtaaaaaaaaaaaaaaactaacaaataGAATTGGATGAAGCAGCAAAGTCAAGTGAGGAGCAAATCCAATAAAATCACCAAAGCACAGGgactaaaaacataaattaattaCTCACACCTCAAATCAGAGTAATTATGGGTGCCAACCCATAATTACTTGTAATTTATTATAATTTTCTTTATGGGTTTCTCTAGACAATACTAATTATCGGTTCTTTTCTTGAAGTGATCTCAAAAGGATATCTTTGGAAGGAATACTCACACCTGATTTAGGGAATCTCACTCAGTTGAGACATCTGTAAGTGTCATACCTGTGCTTTCTAAGATTTACtatgtaattttttaaaaattttgttcTTGTTTCAAGGTTTCATATCGATTTTGAGGTTCTCTAGACCAAAACTGGTGTGAAGCTTTGAATTAAGGACCAAGAACAACATTATTTCAAATTTTTTACTCTAATTTTACCAAGAACAACATTCTGAAAAGGACTCCCACTTCCAAAAACTATGTTGTCACCAACATGTTTAAATGCATCAGCAGCAGTGCATTCAGTTGTTTCAGAAATCatatcatatatgcatttcataaACACAAACAAACCATTATTTGTGGGATTTGAGATGGCGAAAATAGCAGGTCTTGGGGAGTCAAAATCTCGCATGGCTTTTAGTACCTGATCATATCCGTCCAACATTTGTCAAATTTATCAATGCATCCAGTTTCTTCCAGTTTATGATTCTTTATTTCACTTACTAATACTTTTGTTGCTTCCCAAAATAATCCAATGCACACATCACTCTACACCAAAAGCCAACATTttacaaaatttaaaatctaCAACATTTTACAAAATCCAGTTTCTTCCAGTTTATGTGTGTTTCCTTTGCATCAAATTTACAGGAGCTTCAAGTTTCCAATTAAGTTAAATAGCTTTTCCCTATGTCTCCTTCATGCATCACTAATAAAATCTAACCATGGTTAACTGATATCACTTCACTCGTGATCTAACCATGAATCATGGACTCATGGTTAAATTTTTTATGCCACAGCAGCTTCAACTTCAACTTCCTCATCCACATCTATTTCTGCAGCCGATATCAAGCCTCATCAATATCACTCCCCTGAGACAGGTACACCATTACAAACATCAACTTAACTTAATAATGTTTTTTAGAACATTTGTGTTAAATGACCACTATACCCTTCCGTTTGTCTAATTCATATGGACTTAATGTGAGTAAatcaccattttacccttcttgtTTTGTGTATTTACTTATCGACTGAACAAACTGTCTGAATGCGAGTAGATTACCATTTTACTCTTTTGTCTATGTGTATATCATATGGACTGGATGAACTGTCTGAAcgtgagtaaatgaccattttacccttttcctcATTAAGTCATATTAGACAAAACAGAGACGCTTAGTTACCTTGCGTAGTGTGATTGTACCACTATTACTTCTATAATTTTCTATTATAATACATACTTGTTCTAACAAATAGTTTATTAATTCTTGATTTTAAGGGTTATTTTTTGACTAATGGCGCAACGAGGAGCTCGTGGTGGTGGTCGCAGTGGTAGTCACATTAGTGGTCGTGATGCTAGAGATAGAAATGCATCCCAATCATACAATGATGCAGAAAGTCAACCTTCTTCTTCAGTTAGAGGATCAAACATCTTAGAACAAGTTCCAAGTAACCCATCAAAAAGGAAGTTCATTGAAGTCGATTCGTCACAATCAAATGGAAACGTTTATCACAATCagggaaaaataacataaataaattaGAAGATGGCTCAGTTTCCAAACATACCGGGGGTTCTATATCTATTCGTCAACATAAGAAAAGAATGGTAAGATGTTTGCATCTCACGTTAGTTTCCACTTAGAATGttgagtttttgttttgttttttaatgTATTACTAATGGATTTTGTAGCAAGCAATGCTTAAACGCCCTCCTACAGGAGTTGAACTTTATGCAAGGTTGCACACTAAACGGTCTACTCAAGATTACATTACACCAAAGGCAGCTAAAGTTAAGGTATTTTCAATTCTTTTGTAGGAAACAAAACTTCCTACTACTCGGGTTAATGACTTTGTTAAAGCAACTAATTGACAGAAAACAAATCTTTCGTAAGTAGTAATCAACTtacaaaagaaaagaaacaaattattatctctaaatttttGATCCTCTGCCTAGTTGTAATTAAGTGTTTTGTAAGTAGTAATCAACTTTATGCAAGGTTTGAGTATTATGAATTTAATGGGATGGAATGAACCATTCCATTCCTTATTTCATGTTactattttttcatattttttttttgctataataGGAGGCTTATGAAAGTGCTATGGTGGCTAAGTTTGGTGATGATACTAGTTGCCACCCCCTCTTGGATAATGAAACATGGTGTGATGTTTCCGGAGGAGTCAAGAAAGGAAGAATATATGGATTCGGATCTGTGTCTGATCTAGTGAGCTTTTTGGAAGGAACATCTAGTACAATAACATCCCAAGAGGTTCGTTTAATTTTGTACTTTATAAAAATTTCCTATCATAGCATTGTACTTACAAAGTTTCCTATCATGGCATTGTACTTACAAAGTTTCCTATCATGGCATTGTACTTACAAAGTTTTCTATCATGGTATTATACTTACAAAGTTTCCTATCATGGCATTGTACTTACAAAGTTTCCTATCATGGCCTTGTACTTACAAATTTTCCTATCATGACATTGTACTTACAAAGTTTCCTATCATGGTAGTGTACTTTAGGTTGTCTATGAACGTGTACGAAACGAGATGCGTGGCGAAATGGATGCTAAAGCTGCAGAAATGGAAGCTAAACATCAACAAATGCGTGAGGAAATGGATGCCAAAGCTGCAGCAATAGATGCCAAACAACAACAAATTGATGCAAAATATGAAGCAATGGAGAAGATGTATGCAGCCTTGCAAAATATGATGGGAAATTGAAAAGTAGAGGTAATATGATGTTAACCATTAGTATTTGATGTTTTTGAATGACTTGTTAACCTTTTGTATTtgatgtttttgattgttttgaataatgttttatagGAATGAGAACCGAAGATGATTGGATGGACATGAAATGAAGATATCAGCTAAAATGTTATTTTGAAGGTTAAACTTTTTTCTGTTTGTACCTCTTTTGCATACTTTGGATTTCTTGGttctaaaatgttatttttaagttAAACCGTTGGGAGTTTGCTGTTATGTGGATAGTTTCGTTTTTGGATGTTTCTTGAATGACACTTTGGTAAACTTTGAtagttttggtattgtaatgcTTGGTTGTATCATTATTTGATGTTCTTTAGTATAATAATTTGATGATTGTagtatttttttcttttagaatcataataaaaaaatgatactacaagttcgtggtgagaAAATAAAAAGTATTTTAATGCATGAATTTTGCGAGGGATTAGCTACGGAAAAAAAATCATGTCTAAAGTGTGCGACGGATCCGCGACGGAAAGGAAAAAAATTTAATGTATGAATTTTGCAAGGGATTAGTGATGAAAAAAATTCATGTCTAAAGTTTGCGATAGATCGGCaacgaaaaaaaaaatagtatatgAATTTTGCAAGGGATTAGCTacggaaaaaaaaaattgttcacgGAAATTTGCGACAGAACAGCGACGGAATGCATTGAGTGACATTTAGTGACATTTAGCGACGAATATTTTGTCACTACCTTTGTCGCAAGAGAAAACCCGATCCGTCGCTAAAACCCTCGCTGAGAAATTAGCCACCTTTTTATTACCTATGGAGTGAATCCGTCGCCGATCCATCGCAAACAACATTTAGCGACGGAATAGCGACAGATTTTTCTGTCGCTAAAACTCATGTTTCTAGTAGTGTGTTAAGCTTGTTCTTATATTTATTTACTAGGTTTATAACCCGTAGAAACCATGATTCATAAAGTAAAATAACAtagttttttaaataaataacataattaCGTTTGTCCAATAAAATAAGATTtcataaattttgaaaatatcaTGATTcataaaaacgttttttttattaaattcaatTAACATTGTCATTCTTAAgtattcaaaataaataaataaaaataaaaaaaacacaccCTTTTACTTACCTACTAAGTCCACTAAATAATCGTAATTTTTTTCTACTTTAGATATATAGAAATCACAATTAATAAAGAAAAACATTATTAATAATTTGAAAGTGTAATGATTAATCAAATATTTGGAACAAATATATTAATTTACAAAGATAGAAGTATTGTTAGATAGTTAGATGCTTTGTTTGTAACTGTATAATTTTTGTAAAATGGGTTGAAGATATGAGCAATACTTTTTATTTTTAGACTCATGATAGCAGGTATATTTTAACCCCGAATGAATGTCATAGGACAAATCCTAGTTTTACAATCACTTCATGCTATGGGAAAAATCATGGTCTTACATGTACAAATGTCAGGGGCCATATTCTTGCCTTCTATACAATTGCTAGGGTTCatatcctagtctttcatacaaatgttaTGGGCCAAATCCTAATCATTCATACAATTGATAAGAGTCAGACCATGGCCTTTCACACAATTTCTAGGGGCCAGATTCTaatctttcatgcaagtatcacaaagacaactagcatcctacatagtatagtgagaagactcacctcacaagcgCAATCAACAGCTGACAAATCACACAGTCAAGAAGTGGCTTGAAATatcccaaaaattttatttttaaataataaataaaaccgTAGTAATCAAAATCATCTCATCAAAACATAAGTAatagtatctcaaaacatcatatcatACCACATGCTAATATATcaaagtaaaacatcccaggctaataTCATCGTGTGTACAATGTAGTCATCCCgaactcttccctttgctaccggaagtacctgaaactaaaactaaaaactgtaagcacgaagcttagtgaatttcccccaaactaccacatactatacacatAATCATGTTACTATGATATataggccccacccacactcgtctaactaggagatacgggtctcgcccacactccgatatccatgagatacgggcctcgcctacaCTCAGTTAtccatgagatacgggcctcgcccacactcagctaactatgagatacgggcctcgcccacacccaACTAACTAAgaacacatacaagtatcacatagacaacaagtataaccaaAATCTACCAATCCATTCCATATCCATACTCAGGTAATgctaagatacgggccctgcccacacttagctATTAATCAACATAAATAACATAAAGTTAGCACGTTTATGCCATGAAGTCCCCTcaagaccctagatctgaagtgttctccacttgggacgtccaagtcCCAAGAATCATATCATTTGGATCAAAACAAGAAAGATAATCCCAAGAAAGAGATCTAAACAACTAAAAGTCAAGGTTTAAGCTTTATACCAGCAAACATTTCCTGGATGAGGCAAGAGTTCTGGATCTACAAACTCCTTCTTGTATCCTCAAGCTTCTCATTCTTCCAATGGCTGCAATACACACACTAAAACATTTagaatggctcacaaacactcacAATAGCAatagggtttcgagatttagggtttcggACTTGGaagctggaaatgaggccaacatgaaggtttaaggtgcttaaataggctGCAAACCCCaaaacttagggtttcacctCTGCCAGcctacttgtcgagttgaggcctctcaactcatcgagtgGGTTACTTAAATTACGCGGACCATATgatctctactcaacgagtttggggtttctaactcgtcgagttgctcttatAAATTGAACAATTAATGaattaaatacataccaagaaccaggcgTTACAATTTTCCCCTACTTGTCTCAGACTTTGTCCTCGATGGTTGATGCCTAAAACAACTCTAGGTAATGCTCCCTCAGCTcctcctctg is part of the Lactuca sativa cultivar Salinas chromosome 7, Lsat_Salinas_v11, whole genome shotgun sequence genome and harbors:
- the LOC111889092 gene encoding uncharacterized protein LOC111889092; translation: MQAMLKRPPTGVELYARLHTKRSTQDYITPKAAKVKEAYESAMVAKFGDDTSCHPLLDNETWCDVSGGVKKGRIYGFGSVSDLVSFLEGTSSTITSQEVVYERVRNEMRGEMDAKAAEMEAKHQQMREEMDAKAAAIDAKQQQIDAKYEAMEKMYAALQNMMGN